A window of Cellulomonas fimi contains these coding sequences:
- a CDS encoding VOC family protein: MSLVQVAQRATDLDRAAAFYTDLLGRGPTARFDPPGLLFFDLDGVRLLLDTGAPSALLYLRVDDVAATVERLRAAGVPVEGEPHVIFRHDDATLGPAGTDEWQAFVRDPDGNLVGLVEQRA; encoded by the coding sequence ATGAGCCTCGTCCAGGTGGCCCAGCGCGCCACCGACCTCGACCGTGCCGCCGCCTTCTACACGGACCTGCTCGGCCGGGGACCGACCGCGCGGTTCGACCCGCCCGGCCTGCTCTTCTTCGACCTCGACGGGGTCCGGCTGCTGCTCGACACCGGTGCACCCTCGGCGCTGCTGTACCTGCGCGTCGACGACGTCGCCGCGACGGTCGAGCGGCTGCGCGCCGCGGGGGTGCCCGTCGAGGGGGAGCCGCACGTGATCTTCCGGCACGACGACGCCACCCTCGGGCCGGCCGGCACGGACGAGTGGCAGGCGTTCGTGCGGGACCCCGACGGCAACCTCGTCGGGCTCGTCGAGCAGCGCGCCTGA
- a CDS encoding ABC transporter substrate-binding protein has product MRLHTGIRVAAAVAATALLATACSSGGDDSDGPADGSGGKVELTFWTWAPGMEEAAAVWNEANPDIQVTVNKQDGGDPAVTKLLTAIQAGSGAPDLFQTEYQKIPTLVSEDALADIADVLPDGTAERFAEGTWQSVTLGSDAVYGVPQDSGPMQFYYREDVFAQYGLAVPTTWEQYAQVAEQLHTADPSKYLGTFSANDAGWFTGLTQQAGASWWGIDGDAWSVDIESAPVQKVAEYWGGLVEKGVIDNKPMYTPEWNAALNDGSQVGWLSAIWAPGVLSGNAPDTAGKWKMAPMPQWEEGDSATGNWGGSATSVTSQSKHKAEAAKFIAWLNASQEGVNLLVSEGGLYPADIPSQAEALASPPEFFSNQADFYTLAAETAKGVQPFTYGPNVNVAYSAYNDEFGKAAEAKSASMFLDAVTAMQATTLDDLKNTGFNVTE; this is encoded by the coding sequence ATGCGCCTGCACACAGGTATCCGCGTCGCAGCAGCGGTTGCTGCGACCGCGCTGCTCGCGACTGCGTGCTCCAGCGGCGGCGACGACAGCGACGGCCCGGCCGACGGCTCCGGCGGGAAGGTCGAGCTGACCTTCTGGACATGGGCCCCCGGCATGGAGGAGGCGGCAGCGGTCTGGAACGAGGCCAACCCCGACATCCAGGTCACCGTCAACAAGCAGGACGGCGGTGACCCGGCCGTCACCAAGCTGCTCACCGCGATCCAGGCGGGCTCGGGCGCGCCCGACCTGTTCCAGACCGAGTACCAGAAGATCCCGACGCTCGTCTCCGAGGACGCGCTCGCCGACATCGCCGACGTGCTGCCCGACGGCACCGCGGAGCGTTTCGCCGAGGGCACGTGGCAGTCCGTCACGCTCGGCAGCGACGCGGTCTACGGCGTCCCGCAGGACTCTGGGCCGATGCAGTTCTACTACCGCGAGGACGTCTTCGCGCAGTACGGCCTCGCCGTCCCGACGACGTGGGAGCAGTACGCCCAGGTCGCCGAGCAGCTGCACACCGCGGACCCGTCGAAGTACCTCGGCACGTTCTCCGCGAACGACGCCGGCTGGTTCACGGGCCTCACGCAGCAGGCCGGTGCGTCGTGGTGGGGCATCGACGGCGACGCGTGGAGCGTCGACATCGAGTCCGCGCCCGTGCAGAAGGTCGCCGAGTACTGGGGCGGCCTCGTCGAGAAGGGCGTCATCGACAACAAGCCGATGTACACCCCGGAGTGGAACGCCGCGCTCAACGACGGCTCGCAGGTCGGCTGGCTCTCCGCGATCTGGGCGCCCGGCGTCCTGTCCGGGAACGCCCCCGACACCGCGGGCAAGTGGAAGATGGCCCCCATGCCGCAGTGGGAGGAGGGCGACTCCGCCACGGGCAACTGGGGCGGCTCCGCCACCTCGGTGACGTCGCAGTCGAAGCACAAGGCCGAGGCCGCGAAGTTCATCGCGTGGCTCAACGCCAGCCAGGAGGGCGTCAACCTGCTCGTCTCGGAGGGCGGCCTCTACCCGGCCGACATCCCGAGCCAGGCCGAGGCGCTCGCCAGCCCGCCCGAGTTCTTCTCCAACCAGGCCGACTTCTACACGCTGGCCGCCGAGACCGCGAAGGGCGTGCAGCCGTTCACCTACGGCCCGAACGTCAACGTCGCGTACTCCGCGTACAACGACGAGTTCGGCAAGGCCGCCGAGGCGAAGAGCGCCTCGATGTTCCTCGACGCCGTGACCGCCATGCAGGCCACGACGCTCGACGACCTGAAGAACACCGGCTTCAACGTCACGGAGTGA
- a CDS encoding RNA polymerase sigma factor, whose product MPTPTPSTPVDDVTADEPPAGGPVTRDDVPAHGSVHDADREPDRPSGPVAPADRVWFDAIVREHATAVHRFVVRRVGRQDAEDLTADVLTVAWRRRDDVPRGAELPWLYRTAGFVLANHVRKARPVPVQDVPDTLDLTDPAVVAVRDEQVRAVLGALAARDRQILLLNAWEGLAGQALADVLGISRGGADAALSRARARLRDAWDALDADDDA is encoded by the coding sequence GTGCCGACGCCGACACCGAGCACACCGGTCGACGACGTGACCGCCGACGAGCCACCGGCGGGCGGCCCCGTGACGCGCGACGACGTCCCCGCGCACGGGTCCGTGCACGACGCCGACCGCGAGCCGGACCGCCCCTCCGGTCCCGTCGCGCCGGCCGACCGGGTGTGGTTCGACGCGATCGTGCGGGAGCACGCGACGGCCGTGCACCGGTTCGTCGTGCGACGCGTCGGCCGGCAGGACGCCGAGGACCTCACGGCCGACGTCCTCACGGTGGCGTGGCGCCGCCGCGACGACGTCCCGCGCGGCGCCGAGCTGCCGTGGCTGTACCGGACGGCGGGCTTCGTGCTCGCGAACCACGTCCGCAAGGCCCGGCCGGTGCCCGTGCAGGACGTGCCCGACACGCTCGACCTCACCGACCCGGCCGTCGTCGCGGTGCGGGACGAGCAGGTCCGGGCGGTCCTGGGCGCGCTGGCCGCGCGCGACCGGCAGATCCTGCTGCTCAACGCGTGGGAGGGCCTGGCCGGTCAGGCGCTCGCCGACGTGCTCGGCATCTCCCGTGGCGGAGCGGACGCGGCGCTGAGCCGTGCGCGCGCCCGCCTCCGGGACGCGTGGGACGCGCTCGACGCCGACGACGACGCCTGA
- a CDS encoding ATP-binding protein: MDDEVVVRAERSAPRAARHWVMRTVAGSGVTGAVNQVVELLTGELVSNAVLHGPSDGLVHVHVSVGERTVRVGVTDDGGGHPTVSHPEPTAPSGRGLALVEALAESWGTTARADGHPGKTVWFELDIAD; this comes from the coding sequence GTGGACGACGAGGTCGTCGTGCGCGCGGAGCGCTCCGCGCCGCGAGCCGCGCGGCACTGGGTCATGCGGACCGTGGCCGGGTCGGGTGTGACCGGCGCGGTCAACCAGGTGGTCGAGCTGCTGACGGGCGAGCTCGTGTCGAACGCGGTGCTGCACGGGCCGTCCGACGGGCTCGTGCACGTGCACGTGAGCGTCGGCGAGCGCACCGTGCGGGTCGGCGTGACCGACGACGGCGGCGGCCACCCGACCGTGTCGCACCCCGAGCCGACGGCCCCGAGCGGCCGCGGTCTCGCGCTCGTCGAGGCGCTCGCGGAGTCGTGGGGGACCACCGCGCGGGCCGACGGGCACCCCGGCAAGACGGTCTGGTTCGAGCTCGACATCGCCGACTGA
- a CDS encoding carbohydrate ABC transporter permease: MTTLAPPRAAATSGPTRRRRPRRRTAAPYAFLAPALTLFTLFLALPIGYAVYLSFRTEIVKGLGLGSGARQQVWAGFSNYTRALDDPEFIASVGRVAVYGLLLVPTMLGLALLFALLLDSRRTRATSFSRISIFLPYAVPAVIASLLWGFLYLPRVSPFYYVFDQLGWDVPDVMSPGLVVFAIANIGLWGGVGFNMIIIYTALKAIPTDLYEAARLDGASELMIAVRIKIPIVMPSLVLTFLFSMIATLQVFAEPMTLRPLSNTISTTWSPLMKVYRDAFTRGDIYAASATSVVIALATFAFSYLFLRIVQDGRAFSQESR; this comes from the coding sequence GTGACCACCCTCGCCCCGCCCCGCGCGGCCGCGACGAGCGGACCGACCCGGCGCCGTCGGCCCCGCCGACGCACCGCGGCCCCGTACGCCTTCCTCGCGCCGGCCCTCACGCTCTTCACGCTGTTCCTGGCGCTGCCCATCGGGTACGCCGTCTACCTCAGCTTCCGCACCGAGATCGTCAAGGGCCTCGGTCTCGGCTCGGGCGCCCGCCAGCAGGTGTGGGCCGGGTTCTCCAACTACACGCGCGCGCTCGACGACCCCGAGTTCATCGCCTCGGTGGGCCGCGTCGCCGTCTACGGCCTGCTGCTCGTCCCGACCATGCTCGGCCTCGCGCTGCTGTTCGCGCTGCTCCTCGACTCGCGCCGCACGCGCGCCACGAGCTTCTCGCGGATCTCGATCTTCCTGCCCTACGCCGTGCCCGCCGTCATCGCGTCGCTGCTGTGGGGCTTCCTCTACCTGCCGCGTGTCAGCCCGTTCTACTACGTGTTCGACCAGCTCGGCTGGGACGTCCCCGACGTCATGTCGCCCGGGCTCGTCGTCTTCGCGATCGCGAACATCGGCCTGTGGGGCGGCGTCGGCTTCAACATGATCATCATCTACACCGCCCTCAAGGCGATCCCCACCGACCTCTACGAGGCCGCCCGCCTCGACGGCGCGTCCGAGCTGATGATCGCGGTCCGGATCAAGATCCCGATCGTCATGCCGTCGCTCGTCCTGACGTTCCTGTTCTCGATGATCGCGACGCTCCAGGTGTTCGCCGAGCCCATGACGCTGCGGCCGCTGAGCAACACCATCTCCACCACGTGGAGCCCGCTCATGAAGGTCTACCGCGACGCGTTCACGCGCGGCGACATCTACGCGGCGTCGGCCACGTCCGTCGTCATCGCGCTCGCGACGTTCGCGTTCTCCTACCTGTTCCTGCGGATCGTCCAGGACGGCCGCGCCTTCTCCCAGGAGTCCCGATGA
- a CDS encoding MinD/ParA family ATP-binding protein, translating into MTDTEGQAPAATRLPEIRAEVREDGTGEISVDGVIEQVQTANLQEAGAAITQRIATLAGSVGSPLPVQVRDPDGVWSLLIHPDGLVDEAGTPTPPEGTAAADLASIAPPVGPPPTPVDGAATVEPPTAPAEPVAVEPEPSTPAPSEPPAGAGAAPAPSAGRSATARAGAATTRAAASDATSLPTLDDLLAARHPASDGPAEHGWRGGVRRLTFGAISPGPGRAERNRRSQSASVRRTFDGPKTIVVVNPKGGAHKTTATMLLAATFGIQRGGYTLAWDNNETRGTLGWRSAHTEHQRTAVDLLNALPRLGGRATVRIGDLDGFVRTQAAEQFDVLASDESSASLSSVDAASFVALHQVLSRFYRVLVIDTGNNMRASNWQASVDAADQIVVVSTIREDTAQSAAWALDALRAKGHEEAVRRAVTILSAPSPKVDKDLRTRLRGHFGALTRAVVEVPHDKALVSGGPIDYEALHPSTRDAWLRATAIVADGL; encoded by the coding sequence ATGACCGACACCGAGGGACAGGCACCGGCCGCCACGCGCCTGCCGGAGATCCGCGCCGAGGTGCGCGAGGACGGCACGGGCGAGATCTCCGTCGACGGCGTGATCGAGCAGGTGCAGACCGCGAACCTCCAGGAGGCGGGGGCGGCCATCACGCAGCGCATCGCGACCCTGGCCGGGTCGGTCGGGTCGCCGCTGCCCGTGCAGGTGCGCGACCCCGACGGCGTGTGGTCCCTGCTGATCCACCCCGACGGGCTCGTCGACGAGGCGGGCACCCCGACGCCGCCCGAGGGGACGGCCGCCGCCGACCTCGCGTCGATCGCCCCGCCCGTCGGCCCGCCGCCGACCCCCGTCGACGGGGCGGCCACGGTCGAGCCGCCGACGGCACCGGCCGAGCCGGTCGCGGTCGAGCCCGAGCCGTCGACGCCGGCGCCGTCCGAGCCACCCGCGGGTGCCGGTGCCGCGCCCGCTCCCTCGGCGGGCCGCTCCGCGACCGCCCGCGCGGGCGCCGCGACGACCCGGGCGGCTGCGTCGGACGCGACGTCCCTGCCGACGCTCGACGACCTGCTCGCCGCCCGGCACCCCGCGTCCGACGGCCCGGCCGAGCACGGCTGGCGCGGTGGCGTCCGCCGCCTCACGTTCGGCGCGATCTCGCCCGGCCCGGGCCGCGCCGAGCGCAACCGCCGGTCGCAGTCCGCGTCGGTGCGGCGCACGTTCGACGGGCCCAAGACGATCGTCGTCGTCAACCCCAAGGGCGGCGCGCACAAGACGACCGCCACGATGCTGCTGGCGGCGACGTTCGGCATCCAGCGCGGCGGGTACACGCTCGCGTGGGACAACAACGAGACGCGCGGCACGCTCGGCTGGCGGTCCGCGCACACCGAGCACCAGCGGACCGCGGTCGACCTGCTCAACGCCCTGCCGCGGCTCGGCGGGCGCGCGACCGTGCGCATCGGCGACCTCGACGGGTTCGTCCGGACGCAGGCCGCCGAGCAGTTCGACGTGCTCGCGTCCGACGAGAGCTCGGCGTCGCTGTCGTCGGTCGACGCGGCGTCGTTCGTCGCGCTGCACCAGGTGCTCTCGCGGTTCTACCGGGTGCTCGTCATCGACACGGGCAACAACATGCGTGCCTCCAACTGGCAGGCGTCGGTCGACGCGGCCGACCAGATCGTCGTCGTCTCGACGATCCGCGAGGACACCGCGCAGTCCGCGGCGTGGGCGCTCGACGCGCTGCGCGCCAAGGGCCACGAGGAGGCCGTGCGCCGGGCGGTGACGATCCTGTCCGCGCCGTCGCCCAAGGTCGACAAGGACCTCCGCACGCGGCTGCGCGGCCACTTCGGCGCGCTGACCCGGGCCGTCGTCGAGGTCCCGCACGACAAGGCGCTCGTGTCCGGCGGCCCGATCGACTACGAGGCGCTGCACCCGTCGACGCGCGACGCGTGGCTGCGCGCGACGGCGATCGTCGCCGACGGGCTCTGA
- a CDS encoding beta-galactosidase yields the protein MPQQPPTGPARASWPLGMDRIAYGGDYNPEQWPREVWDEDVALMREAGVTLVSVGIFSWAMLEPRPGEHDFGWLDELLDLLHENGIRVDLGTPTASPPAWFFAAHPDARVVTRDGTVLGFGSRGMAAPTHPAYRTAAVSIADALARRYGSHPAVALWHVHNEYGAPVAEDYSPAAATAFRAWLQDRYGTLDALNAAWGTAFWGQRYVEWAHVDVPAVAPSVVNPAQRLDFARFSDQALRECYVAERDAIRAHSDIPVTTNFMTTNCLPVDLWSWADEVDVVANDHYLDAADERSHVGLALAADLTRSLARGKPWILMEHSTSAVNWQPRNVAKRPGELARNAYSHLGRGADAILFFQWRASRSGAEKFHSAMLPHAGTSSRVWREVTALGGELARLDEVRGSTVRADVAIVWDWQSFWAQDLEWRPTVDLDHRERVLAYYERLWRDGLTVDLVHPSADLSGYRLVVAPASYLLTAADGDNLTRWVADGGTLVVSYFSGIVDEHDAVHPGGYGAPLRTALGLTVEEFQPLRAGRTVQVAWSHDGTTADLVGDVWADDLVLDGAEVVATYADGPVAARPAITRHRHGAGTGWYVSTRLDVDQLAVVLDAAYADAGITPAGLPEDVEVVRRHGTDADYVVVVNHTDAPVAVAVDGTDLLTGATVTGTVKVAAGGVVVVREAPGL from the coding sequence ATGCCTCAGCAGCCCCCCACCGGTCCCGCGCGCGCCAGCTGGCCGCTCGGCATGGACCGCATCGCCTACGGCGGCGACTACAACCCGGAGCAGTGGCCGCGGGAGGTCTGGGACGAGGACGTCGCCCTCATGCGGGAGGCCGGCGTCACCCTCGTCAGCGTCGGGATCTTCTCGTGGGCGATGCTCGAGCCCCGCCCCGGCGAGCACGACTTCGGCTGGCTCGACGAGCTGCTCGACCTGCTCCACGAGAACGGCATCCGCGTCGACCTCGGCACCCCGACCGCGTCACCGCCCGCCTGGTTCTTCGCCGCGCACCCCGACGCGCGCGTCGTCACCCGGGACGGCACCGTCCTCGGCTTCGGCTCGCGCGGCATGGCCGCCCCCACCCACCCGGCCTACCGGACCGCGGCCGTGAGCATCGCCGACGCGCTCGCACGCCGGTACGGCAGCCACCCCGCCGTCGCGCTCTGGCACGTCCACAACGAGTACGGCGCACCCGTCGCCGAGGACTACTCCCCCGCGGCCGCGACCGCGTTCCGCGCCTGGCTGCAGGACCGGTACGGCACGCTCGACGCCCTCAACGCCGCCTGGGGCACCGCGTTCTGGGGCCAGCGGTACGTCGAGTGGGCGCACGTCGACGTCCCCGCGGTCGCCCCGTCGGTGGTCAACCCCGCGCAGCGCCTCGACTTCGCGCGGTTCTCCGACCAGGCCCTGCGCGAGTGCTACGTCGCGGAGCGCGACGCGATCCGCGCGCACTCCGACATCCCCGTCACCACGAACTTCATGACGACCAACTGCCTGCCGGTCGACCTGTGGTCCTGGGCCGACGAGGTCGACGTCGTCGCCAACGACCACTACCTCGACGCCGCGGACGAGCGGTCCCACGTGGGCCTCGCGCTCGCCGCCGACCTCACGCGCTCGCTCGCACGCGGCAAGCCGTGGATCCTCATGGAGCACTCCACGTCGGCCGTGAACTGGCAGCCGCGCAACGTCGCCAAGCGACCCGGTGAGCTCGCACGCAACGCCTACAGCCACCTCGGGCGCGGCGCCGACGCGATCCTGTTCTTCCAGTGGCGCGCCTCCCGCTCCGGCGCCGAGAAGTTCCACTCCGCGATGCTCCCCCACGCCGGCACGTCGTCCCGCGTCTGGCGCGAGGTCACCGCGCTCGGCGGCGAGCTCGCCCGGCTCGACGAGGTGCGCGGCTCCACCGTCCGCGCCGACGTCGCGATCGTCTGGGACTGGCAGTCGTTCTGGGCGCAGGACCTCGAGTGGCGGCCGACCGTCGACCTCGACCACCGCGAGCGCGTCCTCGCGTACTACGAGCGGCTGTGGCGCGACGGCCTCACCGTCGACCTCGTCCACCCGTCCGCCGACCTGTCCGGCTACCGGCTCGTCGTCGCACCGGCGTCGTACCTGCTCACGGCGGCCGACGGTGACAACCTCACGCGCTGGGTCGCGGACGGCGGGACGCTCGTCGTCTCGTACTTCTCCGGGATCGTCGACGAGCACGACGCCGTGCACCCCGGCGGGTACGGCGCACCGCTGCGCACCGCGCTCGGCCTCACCGTCGAGGAGTTCCAGCCGCTGCGCGCCGGGCGGACCGTGCAGGTCGCCTGGTCGCACGACGGCACCACCGCCGACCTCGTGGGCGACGTCTGGGCCGACGACCTCGTGCTCGACGGTGCCGAGGTCGTCGCGACCTACGCCGACGGGCCCGTGGCCGCGCGCCCCGCGATCACGCGCCACCGCCACGGCGCGGGGACCGGCTGGTACGTCTCCACCCGGCTCGACGTCGACCAGCTCGCCGTCGTGCTCGACGCCGCCTACGCCGACGCCGGGATCACTCCCGCCGGGCTGCCCGAGGACGTCGAGGTCGTCCGACGGCACGGCACCGACGCGGACTACGTCGTCGTGGTCAACCACACCGACGCACCCGTCGCCGTCGCCGTCGACGGGACCGACCTGCTCACCGGGGCCACGGTGACCGGCACCGTGAAGGTCGCCGCGGGCGGCGTCGTGGTCGTCCGCGAGGCGCCCGGCCTCTGA
- a CDS encoding carbohydrate ABC transporter permease encodes MTTTFASQRSTAAAPAPALRPERKVRPSVLGTVVLLVGALYCLMPVAWVLVASSKSAAELFSTFTFLPSTHLFDNIADLSAYRDGLYWRWMANTALYAGVGAGLSVIVSAMAGYALAKYAFHGKKLVFNLILAGVLVPGVVLAVPQYLLLAEVNLTNTYWSVLLPSLISPYGIYLCRIYAGASVPDELLEAARTDGASEWHTFSRIAVPLMGPGLVTVFLFQFVGIWNNFMLPYIMLGNDRLYPITVGLNGLLNQGASQPAMYTSVITGALLSIIPLALLFLTLQRYWKVDLAAGSVKA; translated from the coding sequence ATGACGACGACCTTCGCCTCGCAGCGCTCGACGGCAGCGGCGCCGGCGCCGGCCCTGCGGCCCGAGCGCAAGGTCCGCCCGTCCGTCCTCGGCACCGTCGTGCTGCTCGTCGGCGCCCTCTACTGCCTCATGCCCGTCGCGTGGGTGCTCGTCGCGTCGTCGAAGTCGGCCGCCGAGCTGTTCTCGACGTTCACGTTCCTGCCCTCGACGCACCTGTTCGACAACATCGCGGACCTCTCCGCGTACCGCGACGGCCTGTACTGGCGCTGGATGGCCAACACCGCGCTGTACGCCGGCGTCGGCGCCGGGCTGTCCGTGATCGTGTCGGCGATGGCCGGGTACGCGCTCGCCAAGTACGCGTTCCACGGCAAGAAGCTCGTCTTCAACCTCATCCTCGCGGGCGTCCTGGTCCCGGGCGTGGTCCTCGCCGTGCCGCAGTACCTGCTGCTCGCCGAGGTCAACCTCACCAACACCTACTGGTCGGTGCTGCTGCCCAGCCTCATCAGCCCGTACGGGATCTACCTGTGCCGCATCTACGCCGGGGCGTCCGTGCCCGACGAGCTGCTGGAGGCCGCGCGCACCGACGGCGCGAGCGAGTGGCACACGTTCTCCCGCATCGCCGTGCCGCTCATGGGCCCCGGGCTGGTCACCGTGTTCCTGTTCCAGTTCGTCGGCATCTGGAACAACTTCATGCTGCCGTACATCATGCTCGGCAACGACCGGCTCTACCCGATCACGGTCGGCCTCAACGGCCTGCTCAACCAGGGGGCGTCGCAGCCCGCGATGTACACGTCCGTCATCACCGGCGCGCTGCTGTCGATCATCCCGCTCGCCCTGCTGTTCCTCACGCTGCAGCGGTACTGGAAGGTCGACCTCGCCGCCGGCTCGGTGAAGGCCTGA